One genomic window of Mucilaginibacter sp. SJ includes the following:
- a CDS encoding DoxX family protein yields the protein MTYTQFNILVWALRLVAAIIMLQTLFFKFTAAPESVYIFTKLGMEPWGRIGIGSMELAAATLIIIPRTTGIGALIAVGLMAGAIFFHLTKLGIVVQGDGGQLFILATIVFTTSAILLYIFRKEVLNLIPFLH from the coding sequence CTTGTAGCAGCTATCATCATGCTGCAAACCTTGTTCTTCAAATTCACTGCCGCCCCCGAATCGGTTTACATATTTACCAAGTTGGGTATGGAGCCCTGGGGCAGGATTGGCATTGGCAGTATGGAACTGGCAGCCGCCACACTGATCATTATCCCCCGCACTACCGGCATAGGCGCTTTGATAGCCGTAGGGTTAATGGCTGGTGCCATATTTTTTCATCTTACTAAACTGGGGATCGTGGTACAGGGCGATGGCGGTCAGCTTTTTATACTGGCAACTATTGTGTTTACAACATCAGCCATACTGCTTTACATTTTCAGGAAAGAGGTTTTAAACCTTATCCCTTTTCTTCATTAA